From Amycolatopsis sp. cg9, one genomic window encodes:
- a CDS encoding branched-chain amino acid ABC transporter permease, which yields MNTFLQLVVNGLGKGAVFALLALGFVIIFKATEVVNFAHGSLVLFGGYLVVVTRDALGWVGASLVGIVSAGLLGLVVERLLLSRSRHADANSLALLTIGVDVIVTEEIVRRLGVTLPFLGDAWDAKPFQLGGITLFRTHLVALGVAAVLITAFWLAFKYSNWGVAMRAQAENREAAALMGIRSSRVTATAWLVAGVLAGVAVLFIATQDFSGAGLSRGTHSIALAAFPAAILGGLDSTAGAVVGGLVVGLVEALSAQYVSFDFSKSAVFLVMLVVLVVRPSGLFGTRERTRV from the coding sequence GTGAACACATTCCTGCAGCTCGTGGTGAACGGCCTCGGCAAGGGCGCGGTGTTCGCGTTGCTGGCGCTGGGGTTCGTCATCATCTTCAAGGCCACCGAGGTGGTCAACTTCGCGCACGGCTCGCTCGTGCTCTTCGGCGGCTACCTCGTCGTGGTGACGCGGGACGCGCTCGGCTGGGTCGGCGCTTCGCTGGTCGGCATCGTTTCGGCCGGGCTGCTCGGCCTGGTCGTGGAACGGCTGCTGCTGTCCCGGTCCCGGCACGCCGACGCGAACAGCCTGGCGCTGCTCACCATCGGCGTCGACGTGATCGTCACCGAGGAGATCGTGCGCCGCCTCGGCGTCACGCTGCCCTTCCTCGGCGACGCCTGGGACGCCAAGCCGTTCCAGCTCGGCGGGATCACGCTCTTCCGCACCCACCTGGTCGCACTCGGCGTGGCCGCGGTGCTGATCACGGCGTTCTGGCTGGCCTTCAAGTACTCGAACTGGGGCGTGGCCATGCGGGCGCAGGCGGAGAACCGGGAAGCCGCCGCGCTGATGGGCATCCGCAGCTCCCGCGTGACGGCGACGGCGTGGCTGGTCGCCGGGGTGCTGGCCGGCGTGGCCGTGCTGTTCATCGCGACGCAGGACTTCTCCGGCGCCGGGCTGTCCCGCGGGACGCACTCGATCGCGCTGGCCGCGTTCCCGGCGGCGATCCTCGGCGGCCTCGACTCGACGGCGGGCGCGGTGGTCGGCGGTTTGGTCGTCGGCCTGGTGGAAGCGCTGTCCGCGCAGTACGTCTCGTTCGACTTCTCCAAGAGCGCGGTGTTCCTGGTGATGCTGGTCGTCCTGGTGGTGCGGCCTTCGGGGCTGTTCGGCACGAGGGAGCGAACGCGTGTCTGA
- a CDS encoding branched-chain amino acid ABC transporter permease, with the protein MSEVDAPPEPQAPPRPRRNLAKLVRTAAWLALLVVLLALPLYLDAAWLKAGQYMMIGGVGAIGLTLVVGQAGQLSLAHAFFLLAGGTAYTVLSGPAGDDRVIGFGLDPGLSLLGAVAVAALLGLAFAPVAGRLRGIYLGVASLALVFLGLYFGQSAEELTGGTSTGRTPAPFSLFGFPFTNDGPEITLLGVPIRQAERTWYLFLLLTVLAFVIARGAVHGRVGRSWRAVRDNEAAAAVMGVSVMRAKAGAFAVSSAYGGLAGAMTVLWFDILKPDESEFGTYGINVSIAFLAMVIIGGLGSVPGALVGALIVNGLPQVLALYSADLGWFSGTGDGALTPVLVSSFVYGAAIVLVVLFEPGGLAAIGRRLTQRRFRRQPPEEK; encoded by the coding sequence GTGTCCGAAGTGGACGCTCCACCCGAGCCGCAGGCACCGCCGCGGCCCCGCCGGAACCTGGCCAAGCTCGTGCGCACGGCGGCGTGGCTCGCGCTGCTGGTGGTCCTGCTCGCGCTGCCGCTCTACCTCGACGCGGCTTGGCTGAAGGCCGGGCAGTACATGATGATCGGCGGCGTCGGCGCGATCGGGCTGACGCTCGTGGTCGGGCAGGCCGGGCAGCTTTCCCTGGCCCACGCCTTCTTCCTGCTCGCCGGCGGCACGGCCTACACCGTCCTGTCCGGACCGGCCGGCGACGACCGCGTGATCGGATTCGGCCTCGACCCGGGATTGTCGTTGCTCGGCGCGGTGGCCGTCGCGGCCTTGCTGGGCCTGGCCTTCGCCCCGGTCGCCGGGCGGCTGCGCGGGATCTACCTCGGCGTCGCCTCCCTCGCGCTGGTGTTCCTCGGCCTCTACTTCGGGCAGTCGGCCGAAGAGCTCACCGGCGGGACGTCGACCGGGCGCACGCCGGCGCCGTTCTCGCTGTTCGGCTTCCCCTTCACCAACGACGGCCCCGAAATCACCCTCCTCGGCGTGCCGATCCGGCAGGCCGAGCGCACGTGGTACCTGTTCCTGCTGCTGACCGTGCTCGCGTTCGTGATCGCCCGCGGCGCTGTCCACGGCCGGGTCGGGCGGTCGTGGCGGGCGGTGCGCGACAACGAAGCCGCGGCCGCGGTCATGGGCGTCAGCGTCATGCGCGCGAAGGCGGGAGCGTTCGCGGTCTCCTCGGCGTACGGCGGCCTGGCCGGCGCGATGACCGTGCTGTGGTTCGACATCCTCAAGCCGGACGAGAGCGAGTTCGGCACCTACGGCATCAACGTGTCCATCGCCTTCCTGGCGATGGTCATCATCGGCGGGCTCGGCTCGGTGCCCGGCGCGCTGGTCGGCGCGCTGATCGTCAACGGCCTCCCGCAGGTCCTCGCCCTGTACTCCGCCGACCTGGGCTGGTTCTCCGGCACCGGCGACGGCGCGCTGACCCCCGTCCTCGTCAGCTCGTTCGTGTACGGCGCCGCGATCGTCCTCGTCGTGCTCTTCGAGCCCGGCGGGCTCGCCGCGATCGGCCGCCGGCTCACCCAGCGGCGGTTTCGCCGTCAACCCCCGGAGGAGAAATGA
- a CDS encoding ABC transporter substrate-binding protein, which yields MKRTHLAAALAAVLVLSACSTKAGDSGSSGSDSSGVKTGKGVTATEVTLGVMTDKSGVFKNLGLGVTQGNELWAKDFNAAGGVCGRQVKLEEVDHGYKADTAKTLYPQIEPKVLGFVQLLGSPVVAALKQNLATDKTVAAPASWSSELLDNPYVMIVGTTYDLEIIDGLSYLQEQGLIKDGDAIGHVYIDGEYGKNGLRGSQFYAKKHSLTVKEVKITSTDSDLTNVVTGLKGAGVKAIVLTTTPAQTGSAVATNKALGLNVPVLGNNPTFDPALLKSPAAGALDKLTIVASSVPFSADLPKAKDVAAKFKAAYKETPNGGVPYGYAVGEVWGAVLKKACDNKDLTRDGIAAALKQTTSASTDNLVAALDFSKPGTPATRQVYAATPDASAEGGVKYVKPLFEAPEAKEYVAPHQK from the coding sequence ATGAAACGCACACACCTGGCGGCGGCGCTGGCGGCCGTCCTCGTCCTCTCGGCGTGCAGCACGAAGGCCGGTGACTCCGGCTCGTCCGGCTCGGACAGCTCCGGCGTCAAGACCGGCAAGGGGGTGACGGCGACCGAGGTGACGCTCGGCGTGATGACCGACAAGTCCGGCGTGTTCAAGAACCTCGGCCTCGGCGTCACGCAGGGCAACGAGCTGTGGGCCAAGGACTTCAACGCCGCCGGCGGCGTCTGCGGCCGGCAGGTGAAGCTCGAAGAGGTCGACCACGGCTACAAGGCCGACACCGCGAAGACGCTGTACCCGCAGATCGAGCCGAAGGTGCTCGGGTTCGTGCAGCTGCTCGGCTCGCCGGTGGTGGCCGCGCTGAAGCAGAACCTGGCCACCGACAAGACCGTCGCCGCGCCCGCGTCGTGGTCGTCCGAGCTGCTCGACAACCCGTACGTGATGATCGTCGGCACCACCTACGACCTGGAGATCATCGACGGCCTGTCGTACCTGCAGGAGCAGGGCCTGATCAAGGACGGCGACGCGATCGGGCACGTCTACATCGACGGCGAGTACGGCAAGAACGGCCTGCGCGGCTCGCAGTTCTACGCCAAGAAGCACAGCCTGACGGTCAAGGAAGTGAAGATCACCTCGACCGACAGCGACCTGACCAACGTCGTCACCGGCCTCAAGGGCGCCGGGGTCAAGGCGATCGTGCTGACCACCACGCCCGCCCAGACCGGGTCCGCGGTCGCGACGAACAAGGCGCTCGGGCTGAACGTGCCGGTGCTGGGCAACAACCCGACGTTCGACCCGGCGCTGCTGAAGAGCCCGGCCGCCGGCGCGCTCGACAAGCTGACGATCGTCGCCAGCAGCGTGCCGTTCTCCGCGGACCTGCCGAAGGCCAAGGACGTCGCGGCCAAGTTCAAGGCCGCGTACAAGGAGACGCCGAACGGCGGTGTCCCCTACGGCTACGCGGTCGGCGAGGTCTGGGGCGCGGTGCTGAAGAAGGCCTGCGACAACAAGGACCTCACCCGCGACGGCATCGCCGCGGCGCTGAAGCAGACGACGTCGGCGAGCACGGACAACCTGGTCGCGGCGCTCGACTTCTCCAAGCCGGGGACGCCGGCGACGCGCCAGGTGTACGCGGCCACCCCGGACGCCTCCGCCGAGGGCGGCGTCAAGTACGTCAAGCCGCTGTTCGAGGCTCCCGAGGCTAAGGAATACGTGGCACCGCACCAGAAGTGA
- a CDS encoding Glu/Leu/Phe/Val dehydrogenase dimerization domain-containing protein, with translation MTAHEHLVARRGRRSGITTMVAIHSTALGPAVGGCRFKPYATLEEAVGDVLRLSAAMTAKCAVAGLAFGGGKSVIAPEPGRVLAPEERRAVLLDHADLIAEFGGAYRAGPDVGTGPADMLVLREASPYAFCTPESAGGTGSSSGPTAVGVLAALRAAGPADLAGRRVVISGYGSVGAHLAASLHAAGADVVVSDIDPAKRAEAEQSGLTWTEPEKALTLTADVVIPAAVGGVLSPETVARLDTPLVVGPANNQLTDDSVADSLAARGVRWIPDYVASAGGILYTLAREAEGLDHEAALARVGTIERTVTDLLTAAEANATTPSHEAAALAERRLTSGAVPRIP, from the coding sequence ATGACCGCACATGAGCACCTCGTCGCCCGCCGTGGCCGTCGATCCGGCATCACCACGATGGTCGCGATCCATTCGACCGCGCTCGGCCCCGCCGTCGGCGGCTGCCGCTTCAAGCCCTACGCCACGCTCGAAGAAGCCGTCGGCGACGTCCTGCGCCTCTCGGCGGCCATGACGGCGAAGTGCGCCGTCGCCGGGCTCGCGTTCGGCGGCGGCAAGAGCGTCATCGCGCCGGAGCCCGGGCGCGTGCTCGCCCCCGAGGAGCGCCGGGCCGTCCTGCTCGACCACGCCGACCTGATCGCCGAGTTCGGCGGCGCGTACCGGGCCGGCCCGGACGTGGGCACCGGCCCGGCCGACATGCTGGTGCTCCGGGAGGCCTCGCCGTACGCGTTCTGCACGCCCGAATCGGCGGGCGGAACCGGTTCCTCCAGCGGCCCGACCGCCGTCGGCGTGCTCGCCGCGCTCCGGGCGGCCGGCCCGGCGGACCTGGCCGGCCGCCGGGTGGTGATCAGTGGCTACGGCTCGGTCGGCGCGCACCTCGCGGCGAGCCTGCACGCGGCCGGCGCCGACGTCGTCGTCTCCGACATCGACCCGGCCAAGCGCGCCGAGGCCGAGCAGAGCGGGCTCACCTGGACCGAGCCGGAGAAAGCGCTCACCCTGACCGCCGACGTGGTGATCCCCGCGGCGGTCGGCGGGGTGCTGAGCCCCGAGACGGTGGCCCGGCTCGACACCCCGCTCGTCGTCGGCCCCGCCAACAACCAGCTCACCGACGACAGCGTCGCCGACTCCCTGGCCGCCCGCGGCGTCCGCTGGATCCCCGACTACGTGGCGAGCGCCGGAGGGATCCTCTACACGCTCGCCCGTGAAGCGGAGGGCTTGGACCACGAGGCCGCGCTCGCTCGCGTCGGGACGATCGAGCGGACCGTCACGGACCTCCTGACGGCCGCGGAGGCCAACGCGACCACCCCGTCGCACGAGGCGGCCGCGCTGGCCGAACGGCGGCTCACTTCTGGTGCGGTGCCACGTATTCCTTAG
- a CDS encoding Lrp/AsnC family transcriptional regulator: protein MLDELDSAIVRHLQEDARQTNRDIARKVGIAPSTCLERIRLLRERGVIRGYHADIDLASLNRGVRALVTAQVRPLSRAVIDSFQRSIAELPEVLSVYVTAGSDDFLIEVTTPDIDALHAFLTDRLALRREIVGFRTSIVFRHLRKTTLEPLP, encoded by the coding sequence GTGCTCGACGAACTTGATTCGGCGATCGTGCGGCACCTGCAGGAAGACGCGCGGCAGACCAACCGGGACATCGCCCGCAAGGTCGGCATCGCCCCCTCGACGTGCCTCGAGCGCATCCGGCTGCTGCGTGAGCGCGGCGTCATCCGCGGCTACCACGCCGACATCGACCTGGCGAGCCTCAACCGCGGCGTCCGGGCGCTGGTCACGGCGCAGGTGCGGCCGCTGAGCCGGGCGGTCATCGACTCCTTCCAGCGGTCGATCGCCGAACTGCCGGAAGTGCTCTCGGTGTACGTGACCGCGGGGAGTGACGATTTCCTGATCGAAGTCACCACCCCGGACATCGACGCGCTGCACGCTTTCCTCACCGACCGCCTGGCGCTGCGCCGGGAGATCGTCGGGTTCCGCACGTCGATCGTTTTCCGCCACCTGCGCAAGACGACGCTTGAACCGCTGCCTTAG
- a CDS encoding GNAT family N-acetyltransferase, translating to MHVFLETERLIFRRFTENDADALFELYDDADVMKYLNGGLPADRTEIAEKDLPAFLGYYERFPGYGFWAAIEKRTGDFLGWFHFRPRPQDPPDEPELGYRLHRKAWGRGYGTEGSAALLAKGFTDLGVTRVTASTMKVNERSWRVMEKLGMTFVRSYFEEFPEHERAPGSEHGEVEYAITREQWAARS from the coding sequence ATGCACGTATTCCTCGAAACCGAGCGGCTGATCTTCCGCCGGTTCACCGAGAACGACGCGGACGCGCTCTTCGAGCTGTACGACGACGCGGACGTGATGAAGTACCTCAATGGGGGCCTGCCGGCCGACCGCACGGAGATCGCCGAAAAGGATCTCCCCGCGTTCCTCGGTTACTACGAGCGTTTCCCCGGTTACGGGTTCTGGGCGGCGATCGAGAAGCGGACCGGCGATTTCCTGGGGTGGTTCCACTTCCGCCCGCGCCCGCAGGACCCGCCGGACGAGCCGGAGCTGGGGTACCGGCTGCACCGGAAGGCGTGGGGCCGGGGCTACGGCACCGAGGGCTCGGCGGCGCTGCTCGCGAAGGGGTTCACCGACCTGGGGGTCACCCGCGTGACGGCGTCCACCATGAAGGTGAACGAACGCTCGTGGCGCGTGATGGAGAAACTGGGGATGACGTTCGTCCGCTCGTACTTCGAGGAGTTCCCCGAGCACGAGCGGGCCCCGGGCAGCGAACACGGCGAAGTCGAGTACGCCATCACCCGAGAGCAGTGGGCCGCGCGGTCGTGA